The genome window TCGTAGTTAAAAGAGGAATTGAAGTATTCAAAAGTCTGTGGTTCAGAGGTCATACActgctaactgtgaactggcatatacatgtgtatacatgtatatgtgaaaaatgaatgcatggtctgtttttgttgtgttaaATATAATGCTGTCAATATAATTCAGTgtgttttcaaacaaaatttgatgaaaactctGTGGTGTTTAACTTATGCAACCTAGTATGATAgtatatgggcaattccactaAATAATGAAATGCCAATTTTTCACCCAGGGTTTGTCGTGCTCTTCTCCGTGATGGACCCTGTGCCATTCGAGGtcaagctggtcttccatatcTTTGGTGGTCTGTCGTTTGCCATCGGACTCATTCTGACCATCTTCACCTCAATGGCTATAGAATGTGTAAGTgtttcttacacacacacactcactcttTTACTCTGCATTTGTTTGGATTGctagttttattgcaaaaaaggTCAAATACAGCGTACTGTATtgcaagaaatatttgtgacatgaaattttcatgaattggagaaGCTTGCCTTTTTtgcaacatgaaatttttgcgaattgccactggcaaccaatgcattttaatatagacaaGAATTTTACCTGCATTTCCATCtggcaaatcttggctcttgctaaattcgcagaattaaaatgcatgaaggttttacagaactcccattGTAACGAAGATAGTTATATCATAATTCTCAttgcaacaaagtaaaaaccAAGTTCCCCCAAAATTATTGTCTATGCAACATTGTGCACTCTACTgttcaatataatgaaagaaaacatcctGAGGATTTTTGTTGAAACAGATGTCCCATGTATAACAGAGAGAAACAAACACAGCATGTACATTGCAAATCTTTGCCTTTCTGGAATAAGTCAAAATAAAactttacaaaatgtatgttcacgttgaagacaagtcccgagaatactcaggcaggtgtccatgggaaatgcatgttgtagcaaaatcagtccttcCTCActggttgaaaagaaaaatgcttcAGGGCTGGTATTTCACTAGGCGACAATGTTGTTGGCGATGATACTATTTTGCTATGATGTCATGATACCAtgttttttattatatttcagTTGTTCTCAAAAGTGAGATTCTTTGCACCTTTCAGCTTTGGGAGTGTACAGTGTAATATAAccattgtgtgtgtgggggggggggaggtaaggTAAAGCAATTGTTGAGTGCTGGCAGTTTTTGCTTCATAAGTGAGAGTGAAAGCATCAAAACATGTACAGAGAAAAGGTTGTGTGGTCTCttgatttaaaggggatggctagtaactgatcagtgggaatgctgggggatgattgttccaatccttgtgggattcatttaagagtacattatatatctattgttgtgtgaaaattatttgcttcagaaaggtctcatattcaagtaatgtgcagtttaatgccccgttaCTGTActggcatgctaacctggaaacattaatctggacatttcttgaatatgagaccattctgaaccaaataattttcacacagcaatagatatacataatgtactcttaaatgaatcccacaaggattttaacaatcatcccccagcattcccactgattccctctgatcagttactagccatcccctttaaggagatttgtgtgtgtatatttaacaataattaACATGGATTTTACTGATTaccatttttacattggttgtttcaataataataataattgcatttatatggcgcttcatactgacgtttctaagcgcactttgctactcatacaaatagattagaaaacacaataacattaacaaaatcagcgttaacagtaacaaaagaagaagaaagaaaagaaaagaaaagaaaaatacatgtccctatccctaactcatattatagttaactattttaaagcactgaaACTGGGTTTTTAGTTTCGTCTGcttatggtaaataatgcctttaattaGCCTATCAGGAAGGAGATCTCCTGTCTACATGCAACCTTGAGTCATAAGAGGAAATGCATACACATGTACCTAGATTCTGTAGCGTAGGATTTTTATCATTAGCATGTTGTTACAACGTGTGACTGGTAAACCTGCTGCAACATCTGCTGTGCAGGGTTTGTCTCGGTATTCAGACTGCTAGTGTGAAACCACTTTCTACAGATTATTTTCGTGtcgtacatgtatgtcacactTTCTTGCCTGTAAAGTTGAAGCAACTGTTGAACGTAAATGTGATTTATCATTACATatttatgatgaaaaaaaaaaatgatgatgttgatgataatcgTGAAAATGCTGTTGAACAAACTATCGTCTCATTGGTAGATTCTGTTTTGAGGCATTCATGTAGACCTTTGCCATCTATTAAAGAAGGCAAGTAGTTGGACTCTGGAGTGAGTTGCTGCTCTGACACGGTCTACTTTAGAGTACATATACTAAGAGTGCCAAAGTCTGGAATCGAGACTATAGCTGTTCATGCCCTGTCTGTACAAAGAAATGTACATTGCGCCCTCACTCTTCTTACTTAGTATGACCTGAAGTTTGAAGTATGCTTATggatacatactgtatacgccgaatattttgcgaggttttaatatttgcaaatttcgtgagtcagctgctattcgcaaaattaaaaacatgcgaaaatattgactctaatgccgatATGAGTGTGACATATGCGTTTACATTTATCTGTTCATTACAGGAATCcatgattgcgaatttaaccactcgcgaaattgtcggaaagtcccaatttgcgaaaatttagactcgcgaaatatatggcgtaaaCAGTAATCCAGCAAGCCATATGACAGATGTACATGTGGGTAACGTAGTACAGTTAACTTTGCCcaagtcgaatctatttggactgaagaaatagctttgactttaaAGCAGAAAATTTGACCTaggagggattaaaatcaacagaaaataaagagaagaggacttgaaaagaccttcgaccTAGACAATTattcgacttatgcgaggttgtctaaagcaaggttgactgtatgacATTTAGATTTTTTCAGTACCGGTTTGCAGTGCATTTCCTTGAGGAACTGGATAAGGATAAACCTCTCTTGTTGAGTATGATATTTGTTGCTGGATGATCAAGTTTCAATCATGTCTGTTTGAATTCACAGAAAAACAGTACCGTGGAACTGTACTACCTTTCTTTGGCTTCATGCATCATGTGTATGCTGGCAACAGGTGAGAAACATTCTCTTAACTCTATTACTGCCATGTGTGATTCTTGCGGAATTCCATTTTGAGCCATAAATGCACTTTTCCACCTGCTATTTGTCTCACACCTGTAAATGGAATGGACCATCTCAAGCACAATCACTTTGATGCATCAAGATGTTTAAGATAAACTGGGGACAGAAGTACTTGAAAATAGGTTATAATAGCTTGATGGAAACTTATGAGGTATGGATGGTGAAGGTGATGTGGAGTGTAAAAGGCACCTCCATAGGGGATTGGacttattttccttattttttgtgGCCTTAGCAAATTTCAAGACTGAAGTGAAACTAGTTGGCTTAGTCAGCAAAGAAGGGACTGTGGATGTTCAAGTCAGCAAAGGGAGTGCATCATAAAGTGTCATTTCCGGGAAGAAATTCACTTCTTAAATTTGATAAGCAGTTTTGATCAATGAGGAAATACTTTATCGAAGTTCTGAACAGTCTTAATGTGAAAAAGctgctacacacacacacacacacacacaaaaaaaaatgtatagcagtcaaaaaaaaaaatgcatagcaaattgtgaTGTGATATCAGGGACATTATTCCCTGAATTTGCATGTTACTCATCATGTGTGAacatatgatatgaaatgaagttGTGAAATCCGTCAAATGTCCATTTGTCATTGCTGTCTGTTTCTCTGCATTTTGACTCCTCCCTCAGTGTTCATCGTCCTCATGCTGCCCTTCTGGCTCATCAACCACTTCTACCCCGGCTCTGTCCTGGACCGAAAGCAACGTACTGGAGTCTGCTACGAGCCCACAAACTGCTGCTCGTGCCTCTGGCATATCTAGGATCAGCTGCGGGACCACATGCTGGTGTGaagagagggtgggggggggggggggggatggtcttGTCAAGGAGTATAACAAAGGCCGCACATCAATTATTGATGGTGGTATCATACTGGAAACTGTTACTGGTCCCGCCAAGGCAATTTTaccccattgaggacggactgatttcgCCGTATATTCAGGATTGGGTTATTAAAGTGACAGTCAGTTTCTTCAAAGCCTATCTAGACCCAGGAGTTTAAAAAGTGCTGTCTTCACTGTTGTAATAACCACATGCGGCACCCAAGAGTTCTGACTAGtttataaaacaacaacaacaacaattacaaCAAGGACAAAACACAGAGAAACACAACAGCTTGAAGTGGCTATTAAAGTCATGCCCTTCATCTGTGTGTCAAATTTATGCccaatatcaaatgaaatgaggttaTTCACCAGAAAAtgatcgtgtgtgtgtgtgtgtgtgtgtgtgcaggtatGTGGTGAGATTCAGAGGAACCCttttataatgagatacttggGATCACTGAAATTTCCTTGTTATATGAGGGacacaaacaaaagaatatatTGAGGAAGAAAGGTTTACAGTATTTaaacaccatgtgtatgtagtcctttgTAGGGACCATTACTTGGTGAAAGAAGAGCCTAGGAAGAGGAGAGTCAATGAGGAATTGCACCTGTAAGATAACCTCATTATAACAGATATTCTATATTatctaaccagggaggtaggaATCTTTATAAAAGAGGTTCTGTATCGAGGTTCCACTCAATTTGAGAGAGATCCTGcaagtcaaatgaaataaacataaggattgagagaatgcaacaatattagtagaacacatcagtgaaagtttgaggaaaattggacaatcgatgcaaaagttatgaatttttaaaatttttgtgttgaaaccgctggatgaggagactactacagcttgtgagtcataatatgcgtacaacagtataaagaaaatgtaaagaaaattcaacatattttcacttttttcgcataataaaagagcacttgacttgcctctttctattAAAggaagggggaataatattacccataacatttgtcggtaacgagtcggggaatgtttactttttcaaatgatgaaattttgtgaaattctctttatattttccttatattgtacgcatgtgacatctaagttattcacacactgcagtagccttctcatccagcggttactgcacaaaaacttcaaaaattcataacttttgaacggattgtccgattttcctcaaactttcaatgatgtgttctagtaatattgctacattctctcaatccttatgtttatgaaggtgaacttgtcctttaagaagtGCCTTGTGTATACTGACAGAATGTAGAGGACTTTTGTCGGTGTCTGCGTGTACGAAATTGTGCAGATGGAGtagttttattttcatgtagtATATTGTATTTTAGCATGTAAACATTTGTTTATAGAACAATGCTGTATTCACCttcatgttttctgtgacaagaGAAActacttttgtgtgtgtgtgtttgtgtgttgtgttaATATCTATTTTGGATGAAAGACtatgtttgtatatttattGATTTGCTTTTGTGATTATGGAGTACATATCAACTTCTTAATAGTAGTAGATATATGTTTCATTCAATGTGCAGATTTTTAATCATATGGAATTAATCATAACCATAGAGCAACTCACTTGTATTCTTTGAATACACCTTGATTTCAAGCTACTAGCTGTGCTTTCAAATTCTATATTTGAATCATGATTGCTCAAAGAATTTTGTACTGTAAAATAAGCATGAAATAAAGAGTTCAGATATTGTGTATAAAGCATCAATTTAGATACATTTTAATCTTATCTTTGTCTTTCTTGGTCAGCACAACATCCCATGTGCAGTATTGTTGAACAGTCAGCATACAGTAGAAACTCAGTATAACAAAATCCTTGGGACCAAGACAATTTGTTCACTATATCAGATATGTTGCTTTCATATCAGTAGGCAGTAAAcagtacaaaacaaaggaaatacatTTATTGGGACtggagaaattagtttgtcatGTCAGGTATTTTGCTGTATCAGATTTCTTCATATCAAGTTTCCACTTGATATTATGATTCAATGTGTTACTTGCACAGTGGCCATGAGGAACAAGTTTGCCTTTTATTCAAGCAAGCAAAGTCCCAAGTGCTCCGTcctcattttgatgttgtaaatgtcATTTTATCTCAAGAGGGGTCTGGTGGTGAAGAGCCTCGGGCACATCCAGCAGAGTTTCCTTTGCTGCCTTACAGCTGCTGTGGTTTTCTCATTCATCTATCAGTGCTCTTGTTCTGAAGGTTCCACACACATTGATAACACATTTGGGGGATTATGGGTGTGAGACACAGATGTTGAGTTTAATGATAACCAATCATACATCCATCCAAATGTGCATGCATTGCCTTTACTTACTTGGTTTCGTATTTGCCAAGCAATGCTTCTTTCCATAACTCAATCCTGTTTCTGTTAATTATGTGCACTTAAATCACTTCATATCTGTTAAGACAGATTATTTGGAGCTAAAACAAAAAGAGTATATATTGAGAGAGGAGAAATATATTAGGATCATGAATAAACTTTTCATAATTTctatggataaaaaaaaaaaaaaaaatcatgatgaaTTATTTTGCTTTCTGTCCGACTTAGTCTAGTGGTAAGCTTTGTCTGAGCAACTGCAAACTTTCTGttaacatataaaaaaaacctGACTAATCTGAGATGTTACAGCTGTATATGAAAGGTGTGCATCACATAATGAAGttttatcaaacaaaattattgtTTTGTACAGAAATTTATTCTATCCTTATTCCTCGTGTAACTTTTTTACCTTATGAAACTGTATTCCTCAAATGAACTCATTTTTACTGTTCAAGAGGTCCACCAGGCCATAAAATCCCCTACAATGCCCTGACCTGTGTGCACTTGGATATGGAAACACTCCTGGTGTCAAGTTTCGTTTCCTCCAAATATTTCCTATGGCCTTGTGAAGTGCAGAATAGAAAAATGTAATTTGatataacatgtacatgtattcagacATGAAATAGGCACCAGCGCATGGTATGTTCATGTAGCTAGTCACAGTGTTGGAAATGACAGGACCTACGTGTGCCCTTGTAATTAGCTTCTACACGGACATTTCTGCTTTAATAGCCCTTTAGAAAAATATGTACACGTATACTTTAAGATTATGTAAATATCttaatgatatatattttataatgaAGGTTACATTCTATTATGAGTGTAAATTTTTTTGATTTCACCATTCCGTCCTTTTCTATTACGTGTTCTCTGTATAGGAAGCTTTTGTAAATTGCAGTGCTGTAAATGAGAAAAGATTGTTGATAGATCACTTGTGATCGCAAGTGCTTGTCCCTGAGTAACAAGTCACAATGTAATGTTTCTCTTTGtagatttcatattttgatatttttgaatactgtgttttatttttcaaaattcaaatttgtGGTCCTCATGTTTTCTCTCTGAGAGATCAGCATATCAACTCATACATTTTGTGAGTTATGAAACATTCCTGATTTACCAGTAAAATCACAGAAGCTCATGGAGCTAGGGAACATGTTGAGGGTATCCATCAAGAGTCATCAGACAAGTATGTAAGAGCATGTCTTTCATTTGTTTcagtagaaaaagaaaacatcatatTATAAACAAGACAAAATGCCAAGTGTATCAATGACTTGTCAGTCTCATTCTTTATACTCTCGTAAATAGCCATGAGCGAGACTTCAcaattacatttgtatattcaatCAAGAATTGCAAGGGAAAATGAGACACGTTTGTTAGATTATTGTGAGTTTTATGGTAAAGAAGGAATGATGGTAGTGGTGGTACatgtaatgatggtgatgatgacgatgatgacgatgatgatgatgatgatgatgatgatggtgattgtggtggtggtgatgattgTAATGGCTTCAACGATTGATAATCATGTAGATGGCGACTATTCTTACGAGGGAGTAGTTCTCTATCCTTCTCCCTCCTTTCTCACCCCCTTCTATCTGTTTCATGTTACAACTTAACCCCTTCCAacctgaattctgaaatgcccataggcTTAATACGCATaacaccaggttcccgtacggaATGTGTTAAGATGTGCGGATGATGGTGGTACGtgcattatgatgatgatgatgatgatgatgatgatgacacgTGTTAATTaatgtgatggtggtgattatGATCGAGATCCAGTGACAATAGAaacaatgatggtgatgactgCAATACTATTTGTAATGGTATCTCTGATTTATAcatttgtgattattatttTATGGGTGTGtgattaaagggattgtatagtgtTGGTTGAGATGGGTTTCAGGATTTAACTCTTTGTGAGATGACTAGAAACCatttatatatgaaatatgaataagcattcaattctaagatgaattaaaaatttatttgatgaaaaaggTGGTACCCATCTTTTATCAGGACCgctttgttttgtatgtgttagatatctcggccatttcaaaaccgatttttatcaaataatcttttaattcctcttaaaaatctctgttgtttgatatttcatacactgtaagtggtttctaattcacagagttaaaacctgaattcccATCTCGACCAAAATTATATCACCCCTTTAAACTGATGATGTTGACAAAACATGTTGATGGTTATAATGGCAATGTAATCTGGTGAAGCTAGGTAATAATGATATTTggtgatagtgataatgattcttgtaatgatattgattatgGCTATCATAGTGGGTGAAGTCTGTTAAAGGTCGATCAACTCTCCATCAGAGCAAATATGCAGTTTTTCATGCTTGGGAAAGATATATTGCAGAATTTCAAGAGTTTAATGATGATGCAGTGTGAATGATAAGAGTGTTAATAACATTTGATAAGGTGAAATGTGATAGAGTTATGGCAGAAGATAGAAGCAGTAGTGGAAAAAGTGGCACTAGATGCGATGATTGGTAATGCCCATTTCGATTACATATAGGCTAGCAATAGAATATCTTATCTGAAAAGTAAATGGAAGAATTACCAATAAGAAGAGAATCCAATGAACATTTATAGCACAATCTTCAATTGCAAAGAAATATATTACCGGTACATTGACTGTGAAAGCTATAGGCTCCATCCATGCCCTAAACAGTGCTTTATCCGatcttttgattttgtatttttctctctgtcatTCTTTcgctcttcctttctctcttccaGGCCGTTATGATAAACAGAGTAAAATGAAAGAGACAGAATACTCCATTAAATCAATATCAATTATGTGCTGAGAAAACTTTGTAGGTTTACATttcaaatgttgaaaaaaaaaaatcacaatcgcAAGCAAAGTAGAAGAGCTGGTGACTTCATCACAGTATCACACCAGTCCTGAAGTCTCAAACTGAGcatttatcttatttttctcaTATTTCCTGTTGGCTTCATAAAAAGCATACTCTTCGTATCAACTTATTGCAGAGTTGTCATAACTTAGTTATGATGTCCTTAAAACTAGTGGTTATGGTTGCCATTTTATCATTGACAAAAAGTGTACAATTGTTCAAGTTTTTGATATTAATGGAATGATACCATGAGGCAAATAAAGCTACCAAAATATCTTTCTGCCACATAAAATGGATTTGCAGTTGCTATATGGTGTCTCTTTGAAAACATGAAACTTCAAAACTCAAAACTTCTTGATTTTCCTCAGATTGTGCTGTTTGTGAAACAATATTCAGTCAATATACGTAAACTGGTTAATGAACGGAGATATGTCTAATCATGATCGGCAAGGGTTCATCTCGCCACCACAGTGCGAAACTGCGCATGATCGAATCGATATTTATAAAGATCGATCACCGATCGATCGGAGTGCAGTGATGAAAATGGCTGATTATTTCGCTGATTCTACGTACAACAGCTCATTCAACGCACTGATGAGGAATCAGCGTCTCATTGGAATTGCACGCGTTGATTACGTATTTACACGTATGTTTacaattttcgcgaattttcgAGGTCCTGCATGAATGTCCTAGGTCGTCTGGTTTTCCGAATTTACGGTCACTGACGCACAGATATAAATATATCTGCCAATTAGGTGATTCAGTGATTTAACAGCTTCAGTGAGTCTCACTACATTCCAATTTGCAAGGGTACATAAAGCTATTGCACCATGTTTGGCTCACCATTTGGAGGTGGTTTCTTGAACGACGATCCATTTTTCAGGTAAGCGAGATAACACTGTACAGTGCAGTAGGTAGTTGGCCACGGACGGGACCACGGTCGAGGACGTGCAGGGCGGCCACACGCATACAGCTGTGAACAGCGGCACTGCACTAGCTAGCTACACTGGTGCACTGCTGCACCGGTGCATACATGGAGTTGGACATGATGGCATGCATCGGATGCGCTGGGTTAAATTTTAGCGTAAATTATTTCCAATCTGTATAaaaacagtgtacatgtacaatttaccTGTATTGAATATGATAAATGATCAGTGGATGAACATGAACTTGACCGGGCCGTGGCCGAAAGAGTCCTTACAGTCGTTACACTACAGTTGTTACACCTTTCCTTAATTTACCTAAGTTTTTAGactccatttgaaaaaaaaaaaaaaaaaaaaaactttttttctatAGGGTTCGGTTAAGAGTTGTTAGAATATTACCTAAATTTTATTGCCCATAACTGTAGCAGTTTTAGTCTACTTTAGAAATTAGAATTTGAATAGaaacagagctaccaagtctcgcgcattctgcgtgagactcgtGCATTTACACTGACGTACATACTTCTAATtgtagggtctgtctcacgatcgaACGCAAGGCACCCacttttctcacgcatcgggtgaagtctgcaacttggacCAAAAGTAGGGAACATGATACTGTAGCTCAAAGGATTTTAAAGttatagttgcaattgaaggtatactTCCCtcttgtctttcaaaataagtacaaaatagtcacttaagtatgcaccagatcgcatcattaagagctaatgaTTAAtaaagctccctaccatggaaaggggacacccccccccctcgttcGCACGCGCATGCGCACGAGCGCCGAGACCCCGAGTCATgtaaatctcactcataaagattttttgaacttggcatctctgtagAAAATGCCCATTAAGCAAAGAAAAGGAGGACAAAAAAAGAGCTACAAAATTGGGCAATTGTCCACTTTATGGCCCTATTATATTATCGGTGCACGATTTTACCCGAACTAGCCGAATTGAGCAGTG of Diadema setosum chromosome 15, eeDiaSeto1, whole genome shotgun sequence contains these proteins:
- the LOC140239151 gene encoding uncharacterized protein isoform X2; this translates as MIFLFAFALIFPQFFVLTREHSSRYCGQHLFDLLIVSIVFTFCMTGFVVLFSVMDPVPFEVKLVFHIFGGLSFAIGLILTIFTSMAIECKNSTVELYYLSLASCIMCMLATVFIVLMLPFWLINHFYPGSVLDRKQRTGVCYEPTNCCSCLWHI
- the LOC140239151 gene encoding uncharacterized protein isoform X1, which encodes MWWYTIAHSVYHLTRWFPKNNRIKIRIMIFLFAFALIFPQFFVLTREHSSRYCGQHLFDLLIVSIVFTFCMTGFVVLFSVMDPVPFEVKLVFHIFGGLSFAIGLILTIFTSMAIECKNSTVELYYLSLASCIMCMLATVFIVLMLPFWLINHFYPGSVLDRKQRTGVCYEPTNCCSCLWHI